The Bos indicus x Bos taurus breed Angus x Brahman F1 hybrid chromosome 3, Bos_hybrid_MaternalHap_v2.0, whole genome shotgun sequence genome segment ggggatcttctccacccagggataaacccctcatctcttgcatctcctgcactggcaggcggattctttgtaGTACCTTATTTTCCTGAATCAGCAATAACACACACAGGTGAAAGGATCTGGGGAGACTTACTGAATTTTTTAGTTCAAGAGCGCCCTCTTCCGTTAGTAAAGTGAAATGACTATTTGGTGGGGAGGAGGATAGTAGATCTGGTTTTGTCGTTCTCAATTTTTACTTCTTCACCACAAGGTCTCCAAAGAGCACCCCCTCATTCTAAGTCATCCTCATCTCTCCTAGAAACAATGCTTTGCCAAAGCTACCCCATATGGTCCTATCTATTTCGAGTCCTTTGCTTTTGATTCTCCAAGTAACCAGAGTTATACTGCACCAGGTCTCAGAACACTTAATCAGGGCAGggctttctctttcttgggaGTGTTTTATCTATGCTGTCACCTCTAGCCCCGTactccttctcctcttttcacacaGTCTCTCTGTGGTGCTGGCTCTGCTTGATTTCggtgtttttaaaaacttatttatttttggctgtgctgggtcttcggtgCTGTGGGGACTTTGCTCTAGTTGTGAGCAGGTGCTACTCTCTggctgcagcgtgcaggcttcccactgctgtggcttctcttgctgcagagcacagactctagagtgcACAGGCCTCGGTacttgtggcacttgggctcagtagttgcggttcctgggcttcagagctcaggctcaacagttgtggcacatgggctcagctgctcctcgggatgtgggatcttcctggaccagggattgaacctgtgtctcttgccttggcaggcgaattctttaccattgagccaccagggaagccctggatttcAGTGTTATAACCGTGTAATTTGAGGTTTGTGGTGCTCTATTAGATCCAATAGTCATTGCTTATGGGTGCTTTTATTGGCATCTCTTGTTTATCTGGAcaggttgttttgttttgatgaatGTGTGGAGAGTTTTAGAATCAGGCAATTTACCCTTATTCTACAGGAACCCAAAATACCTCAGAAAGTCTGAGGTTAGACAGACCttctgttaaaataaataaataaatgaagcaaaccCAAGAATGTCTCTGGCGAGATCTCATTTACATTATAAGGATTCAAAGGATAAGGGGCAAACACTAAGTGAGACAGCCTTGAGGGAGGCTCAGAACTCTTGTCCTGAGTGAAATGGAGCAGCTTACCTGAGTTAGGTtccactgcagctgctgagctGGCTGAACCCCATACATAGTCTGGGGCATAGCTGCCATGCCTGCCATGTAGCTGGCCTGCTGGGTGGTCATCATTCCGTTTGGCACACCCATCATGGAGGCCTGCATGCCTCCCATATAGCCTGCAGGCATGGCCATTGGGGCAACCATCCCAGAAGCTCCTGGCTGAGCTACCATGCCTACAGGTGGGGGCATCATGCTCCCCATTAGGCTGTTAGGAGGTGTAACTCCAGGGAAGCTGGGGTAGGCAGTGGGGTACGCCATCTGAGCAGGAGCCATGAACATTGCTGCCAAGAGAACAGACATACAGATTTGTGAAGGAGGAATGCACACGAGGTCAATACAAATGCTCACTGGCTGCTCCTGCCAGCTAGAATTCCGCAGACAGGTTCTCTACAAGACTTGCTCTGGCTTCCAGTGGGCTGCAGAGCCAGGCACTCCCCCTTTAGGGTCCAGATCCAGACCCCAAGTCAGGCTTCACAGGGGCCAGACCCCACAGAAGCATGGCTCTGAGTTACATTAATATCTATCTCCTGATACTCAGTGGTTTCACAAGAAATGTCATGCTTAGGCTTGTTTGGAATATGATGTCAGGGCTCCCAGAGCAACTGCCCCTGGCACAACAAATAATTCCTGCATGGAAGGCCTCCCGTTTCCACCTGGCACACAGCCATGACCCCTGTGAACTCTACCTTGGGTGGGCATCTGAGGCGTCTGGGATCCATACAGCGACAGGATGGAGTCTTTAGACAGCTGCTTCTTGCTTGTTTCTTCTGATTTGCTCCCTGGCTCTGGAAACAGGTTCAGGTTTTCCGGAACTGAGCCAGCACTCCCTGGGGTTGGCATGGAACCTACAACCTTAGGACAAACGGCAGGGAGGAATTGGAATGGTCCTCCTGGGGTTCTCTGTAAGGACCTCCCTCATCTCTCTACTGTTTCTACCATTTGCCATGAGAAAACGTGGCTCGAGTTAGTAGCCTCCTGACACTTTTGCCATACAAACATCAGGAAACACCTGATAGTTACGCTCTGGTACAATTCTTGGCTCTTTAGCAAAAAAATGTGATTTGGTGAAGAACTAACAAATTAAAATGACCTACAAATGATGCAGCcagagagaactaagatcccagtaCCACTGTTTACTGGTTGTGTAATGAGAGGCTAGTCATGTGACTTTTCTGAACTCTTTCCTCATCCAGAAGACCCATTTTGCAGGATTGTGGTGAATATTTTAAATCCTAAGGGAAATACACAAAATGATACACAAAATCACCTAGCACTGCGCCTGGTGTACACAGCAGGGATTCCACAAATGGGAGTCACTGACGGTCTCAAGCCTTTCCTGTTTACAAACTCTCTGGCAATAACTCAGGCTGAGGAGCTGACTTATAGGATTAGCCTTTACAATCTGACAATCTTCAACAGAAGTTCACATAAAGGGCCCACTCTTTTTGAGCAAGAGACAAAATGGAATGAATAGGCTGTAACAGAGATGACAGGGTTAAGGGAAGAATCAAGAAAACCAAAGTCAAATTCCACCAAGAACGCATGACTTGACTCCAGGATTAAGTTATCAAAAGCACCCTTTACAGAATGCTCTTTCCTCCTGAGTCACCCACAAGACTCACCTTTCTGGAAACCGAAGAAGAGGGAGATGAAACGGAGGCCAGAAGATCTAAATCCTTCTCTAGGGTATTACTGGTCTTACCATTTGCAATGGAGCAGGATACAGGAGCATCTGGAAAGAGAGGCCAAAGTTAAAATGTAGCCCTGCTTATTAAGcccattcctttcttctcttccagaCACAAAACAGAGAAGGCCCACATGCTCCAATCACAGAGCCTGAAATCTAGGCTCTGGAACCATACAGCTTGGATGAGGCATCTCACAAGATTCCCGAGAACACACTGGAAAAGCCTGTAGCTCGGCAGAGGACAGGAGGAACTTGGGCTTGAAGGCTACATCAGCACCATTGCAAGGGAGCTGGCTGGCTCCCTTCTGGCTATTTGAGGGGCAAAGCTGTGTAGGATTTATtctcagagagaaatgaaaaggacAGACATGAGAAGCTGAAGTAGCCAATACTCAGTCCACTCAGCAGGAATGGACTGAGACAAAGTACAGCCATCAGTACTATGAAAAGTAAGAATAGGCTCTGTTTCTGAAAGGGGCAGAACCACTAGCTCAGGGTTTCAAAAGTCTGGAGGAAAATGACCACAAGGTAAGGGGCCGTCTCAGAAACAGGATGCACCTGGAGAACGAGCGGGCTGCGGCAGGGCTCACAGGTGCTGGTCTAGTGAAGCTTGCAAACACTTACTGAATGCTCAGTGTGTGGGGCAAGGAGCTAAGAGCTTatttatctcatttagtccttcCCACAACATCTCTGATGTAGACTCATCATCCTCACTACAGGAGGAAAGTAATGTTGAGAGGCTGAGCAAGCCCCCCAaggagtggcagagctgggactctgGACTTGACCACTTCTCTATTACTGTACTGTCTCCCTAAAGAATATCAGCACTTTTTAGAACAACTGCTCAGATGAAAAACACCAGGAAGAACAGGCGGGAACAACCTTAGTGATGAAGCCACCAACCGAACAACCCCATCTCTACCTATCTCCCCAGGATCACAGAGAATTCATCAACATTGGTGAGATTAGAGGAGTGGAAAAGTCTGGCTCTTACCAAGGCCCAAGAGATCCACCACAGGAGCTTTGGATTTCGGGGAGGTTTTCCGAGGTAGCTGTGGATCTTCTTTTTTCTGTGGCTAGGGTTAAAATATGTTACAGAAAGAAATAAGCAGGTGTTTTTGAAACCTCTGTTCCCCTCTCCAGCCGTAAAGCCACAGGAATTCTTGTGGCATGGATGTTGTTATTCAAAGAGAGTTACCAAAGGAACAGAACTTAGGAACTGTTGTGTGAAAAAAAACCAAATCAGAAGGCATAGTGCAGAAATCAAAcctaaagtgaaaaacaaagctgTCATCTGCACTTGTCTGGCTTTCTAAAGAGACAGATCTTTCCGAAACCAAGACAACCACAGACCAGGGTATTCAACAGAAGCAGTGGTTTTTGGTCCCaggaaaagcaaagaataaaggCAGGTGTCTGATGGTACAAAAGGTAATGGCCAACACTTCTCCCAGTGATTAGAAAACCTTTAATACCAAAAGGGACTGTGTTCTGCAGACAATACGATTCAGAATGATGCTGAAAGACTCTCGaaggaaaacagtaaaaagtCTTCTTTCCCAAGATTCCAAACATGTTAAGggtcgtgacccagggatcgaacccatgtctcttacacctCGTACaatggcaggaaggttctttaccactagcgccacccgggaagccccatctTAGAGTATCTACTACCACGGCCATCAGCAGTCCAGTGGGAAAAGAAAGGTGCCTACTTTGAGAATACAAGAAGGGATGGTTTAAAATGAATTACTGTGGCCTGGCTTCTGGACTGTTCTTAACAGCAACAGGAAAACAAGGTACAGAAGGCCTAACGTAGCATCTGCTCAGAAGGTGTCACAGAGCCTTGGCCTTCTGCCATGAAACGTGCCTCTTGCTCAGACGGGACAGGTGCCATTCCCAAGCTCCCATCTGGACCTCAGAGGCGGTGTGACAGAGCAGATCAGGCAGCAGCAAGGCGATGGGAAAGCAGCAGAAATGGCAGTGGGTGGTCTAATCTGAATGTGACCCCCTTTAGTCCCAGGTGCAATGGTGCCGCGTGCTCGCAACtagcccgccccctccccactcctccccacccctcccctctcctccactgCCCTCCCCTCCACACGTCAACAAACCCTAAGCCATCCACACAGCACACATACTGCCCCCACTTACCATTTTCACTTTCTCAAAAACAACaggttccatttttt includes the following:
- the SMAP2 gene encoding stromal membrane-associated protein 2, translated to MTGKSVKDVDRYQAVLANLLLEEDNKFCADCQSKGPRWASWNIGVFICIRCAGIHRNLGVHISRVKSVNLDQWTQEQIQCMQEMGNGKANRLYEAYLPETFRRPQIDHAVEGFIRDKYEKKKYMDRSLDINAFRKEKDNKWKRGSEPAPEKKMEPVVFEKVKMPQKKEDPQLPRKTSPKSKAPVVDLLGLDAPVSCSIANGKTSNTLEKDLDLLASVSSPSSSVSRKVVGSMPTPGSAGSVPENLNLFPEPGSKSEETSKKQLSKDSILSLYGSQTPQMPTQAMFMAPAQMAYPTAYPSFPGVTPPNSLMGSMMPPPVGMVAQPGASGMVAPMAMPAGYMGGMQASMMGVPNGMMTTQQASYMAGMAAMPQTMYGVQPAQQLQWNLTQMTQQMAGMNFCGTNGMLSYGQSMNGGNGQAANQTLSPQMWK